The Alternaria dauci strain A2016 chromosome 1, whole genome shotgun sequence genome window below encodes:
- a CDS encoding 40S ribosomal protein uS9: MASQSVQCFGKKKTATAVAHCKAGKGLVKVNGKPLSQVQPEILRFKVYEPILILGVDKFADVDIRVRVSGGGHTSQVYAIRQAIAKSIIAYYQKYVDEHSKNQLKQALIQYDRTLLVADNRRCEPKKFGGPGARARYQKSYR, translated from the exons ATGGCCTCCCAGAGCGTGCAATGCTtcggcaagaagaagaccgcGACTG CTGTCGCCCACTGCAAG GCCGGAAAGGGTCTCGTCAAGGTTAACGGAAAGCCTCTTTCCCAGGTCCAGCCCGAGATTCTGCGATTCAAGGTTTACGAGCCCATCCTGATCCTCGGTGTTGACAAGTTCG CTGATGTCGACATCCGCGTCCGCGTCTCCGGTGGTGGTCACACCTCGCAAGTCTACGCCATCCGCCAAGCCATTGCCAAATCCATCATCGCCTACTACCAAAAGTACGTCGACGAGCACTCGAAGAACCAGCTCAAGCAGGCTCTGATCCAGTACGACCGCACACTGCTCGTTGCCGACAACAGGCGGTGCGAGCCCAAGAAGTTCGGCGGTCCAGGTGCGCGCGCCAGGTACCAGAAGTCTTACCGTTAA